The Neisseria sicca genome includes a window with the following:
- a CDS encoding IS3 family transposase — translation MLYARRGCLPKGVKSPQPKADRKGQSQTVQALRAQHPLKYLLHIANLPKSSFYYHHQDRPDPDEADKALIAEIYERHKGRYGQRRIAAALGWNRKKAARLMKQLELKALIRAKKAYRHPAMGEISEHLLKRRFKAQKPNEK, via the coding sequence GTGCTATATGCGCGCAGAGGTTGCCTACCTAAAGGAGTTAAAAGCCCTCAGCCCAAAGCGGACCGAAAAGGACAAAGCCAAACCGTCCAAGCACTGAGGGCGCAACACCCGCTCAAATACCTGCTGCACATCGCAAACCTGCCCAAAAGCAGCTTTTACTACCATCACCAAGACCGACCCGACCCCGATGAAGCCGACAAAGCCCTTATCGCCGAAATCTACGAACGGCATAAAGGACGCTACGGGCAAAGGCGCATTGCCGCCGCATTGGGTTGGAACCGCAAAAAAGCGGCGCGGTTGATGAAGCAGTTGGAACTGAAAGCCCTCATACGGGCGAAAAAAGCCTACCGCCATCCCGCCATGGGCGAAATATCGGAACACCTTCTCAAACGCCGGTTCAAAGCCCAAAAGCCCAACGAAAAATGA
- a CDS encoding helix-turn-helix domain-containing protein, whose product MSKYTLHFKYQAVLHYLHIRSQQRTADHYGISRTHLRRWIRAYQEGGIGALEHPQSKTMTEHRKNPFIADKPDNEKTQAELIEELCYMRAEVAYLKELKALSPKRTEKDKAKPSKH is encoded by the coding sequence ATGAGCAAATATACATTACACTTCAAATACCAAGCCGTACTCCACTACCTGCACATACGCAGCCAACAGCGTACCGCAGACCACTACGGCATCTCCCGAACCCACCTGCGGCGATGGATACGCGCCTATCAGGAAGGCGGCATCGGCGCACTCGAACATCCACAATCCAAAACCATGACCGAACACCGCAAAAACCCCTTCATCGCCGACAAACCCGACAACGAAAAAACACAGGCAGAGCTTATCGAAGAGTTGTGCTATATGCGCGCAGAGGTTGCCTACCTAAAGGAGTTAAAAGCCCTCAGCCCAAAGCGGACCGAAAAGGACAAAGCCAAACCGTCCAAGCACTGA
- a CDS encoding Lrp/AsnC family transcriptional regulator has translation MTQQITLDKTDLKILQVLQENGRLTNVELAERISLSPSPCLRRLKQLEDAGIIRRYAALLSPAAVDLGLQAFIRVSISKAKDAREDFAQSVKEWPEVLSCFALTGETDYLLHAFFTDMNAFSHFVLDTLLSHHGVQDAQSSFVLKEIKTTTSLPLSHLVRE, from the coding sequence ATGACCCAGCAGATCACTTTAGATAAAACCGATTTGAAAATTTTACAGGTTTTACAGGAAAACGGACGTTTGACCAATGTCGAGCTGGCGGAACGCATCTCCCTCTCCCCCTCGCCCTGCTTACGCCGCCTCAAACAACTGGAAGACGCGGGCATCATCCGCCGCTATGCCGCCCTACTCTCTCCCGCAGCCGTCGATTTGGGCTTACAGGCGTTTATCCGCGTTTCCATCAGCAAAGCAAAAGACGCACGCGAAGATTTCGCGCAATCGGTAAAAGAATGGCCGGAAGTACTGAGCTGCTTCGCCCTCACCGGTGAAACCGACTACCTGCTCCACGCATTTTTCACCGATATGAATGCTTTTTCCCATTTCGTCTTGGATACACTCCTTTCCCACCACGGCGTACAGGACGCGCAATCAAGCTTCGTATTGAAAGAAATCAAAACCACTACCTCCCTGCCGCTTTCGCATTTGGTACGGGAATAG
- the gcvT gene encoding glycine cleavage system aminomethyltransferase GcvT, with amino-acid sequence MTALKTTPFHQAHQDAGAKLVDFAGWELPIHYGSQIAEHEAVRTDAGMFDVSHMLVTDVAGANAKAFFRKLIANDVAKLSFVGKALYSALLNDNGGVIDDLIVYRTNEAETQYRIVSNGATREKDTAQFHKVGQEFGVAFNPRYDLGMLAVQGPKAIEKLLTVKPEWADVVHNLKPFQGADLGNDWFVARTGYTGEDGVEVILPGTEAVAFFKALQQAGVQPCGLGARDTLRMEAGMNLYGNDMDDNTSPLEAGMGWTVDLKDESRDFVGKAALLALKEKGVAVKQVGLLLDKGGILRAHMEVLTDKGKGETTSGVFSPSLKQSIAIARVPKDFDGDTAKVLMRGKEVDVRVLKLPFVRNGQKQFD; translated from the coding sequence ATGACTGCCCTGAAAACCACCCCGTTTCACCAAGCCCATCAAGATGCAGGCGCGAAGCTGGTCGATTTTGCCGGCTGGGAGCTGCCCATCCATTATGGTTCGCAAATCGCCGAACACGAAGCCGTGCGCACCGACGCAGGCATGTTCGACGTATCCCACATGCTCGTTACCGACGTCGCCGGAGCGAACGCAAAAGCCTTTTTCCGCAAACTGATTGCCAACGACGTTGCCAAACTTTCCTTCGTCGGTAAAGCCCTTTATTCCGCGCTGCTCAACGACAACGGCGGCGTGATTGACGACTTGATCGTTTACCGCACCAACGAAGCCGAAACCCAATACCGCATCGTCTCCAACGGCGCGACCCGCGAAAAAGACACCGCCCAGTTCCATAAAGTCGGACAAGAATTCGGCGTCGCCTTCAATCCGCGCTACGACCTCGGTATGCTTGCCGTACAAGGCCCTAAAGCCATTGAAAAACTCCTGACCGTCAAACCCGAATGGGCGGATGTCGTCCACAACCTCAAACCGTTCCAAGGCGCGGATTTGGGCAACGACTGGTTTGTCGCCCGCACCGGCTACACCGGCGAAGACGGCGTCGAAGTCATCCTGCCCGGCACCGAAGCCGTCGCATTCTTCAAAGCCCTGCAACAAGCCGGTGTACAGCCCTGCGGCCTCGGCGCGCGCGATACCCTACGCATGGAAGCCGGCATGAATCTCTATGGCAACGATATGGACGACAATACCAGCCCGCTCGAAGCAGGCATGGGTTGGACCGTTGACTTGAAAGACGAAAGCCGCGATTTCGTCGGCAAAGCCGCCTTGCTGGCATTGAAAGAAAAAGGCGTTGCCGTCAAACAAGTTGGCCTGTTGCTCGACAAAGGCGGCATCCTGCGCGCGCATATGGAAGTGTTGACCGACAAAGGCAAAGGTGAAACCACCAGCGGCGTATTCTCGCCAAGCCTGAAACAATCCATCGCCATCGCACGCGTACCGAAAGACTTTGACGGCGATACCGCCAAAGTGCTGATGCGCGGTAAGGAAGTGGACGTGCGCGTACTGAAGCTGCCGTTTGTACGCAACGGACAGAAACAGTTTGATTGA
- the gcvH gene encoding glycine cleavage system protein GcvH has product MSNNIPAELKYVASHEWLRLEEDGTVTVGITHHAQELLGDIVFVELPEVGANLAAEEQAGVVESVKAASDVYAPIAGEVVAVNEDLPGAPETANSDPYGAGWFFKIKPANPADYDGLLTAEQYAGEVD; this is encoded by the coding sequence ATGAGCAATAACATCCCAGCCGAACTGAAATACGTTGCCAGCCACGAATGGCTGCGCCTTGAAGAAGACGGTACCGTTACCGTCGGCATTACCCACCACGCGCAAGAGTTGTTGGGCGACATCGTGTTTGTCGAGCTGCCCGAAGTCGGCGCGAACCTTGCCGCCGAAGAACAAGCCGGTGTGGTTGAGTCTGTGAAAGCCGCGTCCGACGTGTACGCGCCGATTGCGGGCGAAGTCGTTGCTGTCAACGAAGATTTGCCCGGCGCACCGGAAACCGCCAACAGCGACCCTTACGGCGCAGGCTGGTTCTTCAAAATCAAACCTGCCAATCCTGCCGACTACGACGGCCTGCTGACCGCCGAACAATACGCGGGCGAAGTGGATTGA
- a CDS encoding DNA-3-methyladenine glycosylase I: MNYCEFVAALPNDTDNPNKHYHDKQYGFPISDDNELFGRLVLEINQAGLSWTLMLKKQQAFRAAFKDFDIDTVAAFDEADIERLLADAGIVRNRLKINAAIYNARQIKKIQQEYGSFKHWLDAHYPLDKAEWVKLFKKHFKFVGGEIVGEFLMSTGYLPGAHIESCPVYQGVLECRPKWIEVV, from the coding sequence ATGAATTACTGCGAATTTGTTGCCGCTCTCCCAAACGATACCGACAATCCGAACAAACATTACCATGATAAGCAATACGGTTTTCCGATTTCAGACGACAACGAGTTGTTCGGACGGCTGGTGTTGGAAATCAATCAGGCGGGTTTGAGCTGGACGTTGATGTTGAAGAAGCAGCAGGCGTTTCGGGCTGCATTTAAAGATTTCGACATTGACACTGTCGCCGCATTCGACGAAGCCGACATCGAACGCCTGCTTGCCGACGCAGGCATCGTCCGCAACCGCCTGAAAATCAATGCTGCGATTTACAACGCCCGACAAATCAAAAAGATACAGCAGGAATACGGCTCGTTCAAACATTGGCTCGATGCGCACTATCCGCTCGATAAGGCCGAATGGGTGAAGCTGTTTAAAAAACATTTCAAATTTGTCGGCGGCGAAATTGTCGGCGAATTTTTAATGAGTACCGGCTACCTGCCCGGCGCGCATATTGAAAGCTGTCCGGTTTATCAAGGAGTTTTAGAATGCCGCCCGAAATGGATAGAGGTCGTCTGA